A single window of Desulfomicrobium macestii DNA harbors:
- the ispD gene encoding 2-C-methyl-D-erythritol 4-phosphate cytidylyltransferase, which produces MTHSLWTIILAAGQGSRLAASTGGTRKQFLHHEGHPLYWRSVLTMSAVPELAGVVLVFPPRELEQRSAELESLKNISDPGVRILTTGGGDRRQDSVRLGLAALPRDCTRVLVHDSARPFFSPALVQALLAGLTDDVCGVIPAIPVTDTIKQVENDLVLATLPRETMRAVQTPQLFPAALLRRVHEQALNEDWTVTDDASMIERAGYGVRIVPGETANLKITTPEDLRVLATPAPLPVPCTGFGYDVHAYGGNRPMVLGGMPIAGAPFVKAHSDGDVLLHALCDAILGCLGLGDIGEHFPDSDDRFENISSGILLSEVMDKARALGLCITHVDLTVIAQIPRLAPHKEAIRGNVARLLELCDQQVNVKATTEEHLGFTGRKEGIKAVAVVTATRKQA; this is translated from the coding sequence ATGACACACTCACTATGGACCATAATCCTGGCCGCGGGCCAGGGTTCGCGTCTGGCCGCCTCCACGGGCGGCACACGCAAACAGTTTCTGCACCATGAGGGACATCCCCTCTATTGGCGCAGCGTTCTGACCATGTCCGCAGTCCCTGAACTTGCGGGCGTGGTCCTCGTTTTTCCGCCCCGGGAACTGGAGCAGCGCTCCGCCGAACTGGAAAGCCTCAAAAACATCTCGGACCCCGGTGTCCGCATCCTGACCACCGGCGGCGGCGACAGACGCCAGGACTCCGTGCGCCTGGGCCTGGCAGCGCTGCCCCGGGATTGCACCCGTGTACTGGTGCACGACAGCGCGCGCCCCTTTTTCTCGCCCGCCCTGGTGCAGGCTCTGCTGGCCGGATTGACGGACGACGTCTGTGGAGTCATCCCCGCCATCCCCGTCACGGACACGATCAAGCAGGTCGAAAACGACCTTGTCCTGGCCACGCTCCCGCGCGAAACAATGCGCGCGGTCCAGACGCCGCAGCTCTTCCCGGCCGCCCTGCTGCGCCGGGTTCATGAACAGGCCTTGAACGAAGACTGGACCGTCACGGACGACGCCAGCATGATCGAACGCGCCGGATACGGCGTCCGGATCGTGCCCGGTGAAACCGCCAATCTGAAGATCACAACCCCGGAGGACCTGCGCGTGCTTGCTACTCCCGCCCCCCTGCCCGTGCCCTGCACCGGATTCGGCTACGACGTGCACGCCTATGGCGGCAACCGGCCCATGGTGCTGGGCGGCATGCCCATCGCCGGGGCCCCCTTCGTCAAAGCCCACTCCGATGGCGACGTGCTCCTACACGCCCTCTGCGACGCCATCCTCGGATGCCTCGGCCTTGGGGATATCGGCGAACATTTCCCGGACAGCGACGATCGCTTCGAGAACATCTCCTCCGGCATCCTGCTCTCGGAGGTCATGGACAAGGCTCGCGCCCTGGGGCTTTGCATCACCCATGTCGATCTGACCGTCATCGCCCAGATCCCCCGCCTGGCTCCGCACAAGGAAGCCATCCGCGGCAACGTGGCGCGCCTGCTTGAGCTTTGCGACCAGCAGGTCAACGTCAAGGCGACCACGGAAGAGCACCTGGGTTTCACCGGCCGCAAGGAAGGGATCAAGGCCGTGGCCGTGGTCACCGCCACAAGGAAGCAGGCATGA
- a CDS encoding Nif3-like dinuclear metal center hexameric protein has protein sequence MHPSTLISRIETTAPLQLAASWDKCGVQIASAASEIRTVCVTLDPSVETVRRAVEHEADFLLCHHPLSLAPRLPSRLDDFHEVLSLSLKNSMWLYSAHTSLDANPHGPVNWLGQALKMQDMRILEVTRRETPSLLRLADSAMQERVRDFADSVTRRDGQMEEYLLWPEESAAFKASLDAGTPLQELALAAPIREYGFGCIGTLPKALGWDEFSARLTALGLPLSRMVGQAPETVTRVAYCPGSGADLGPAAFAKGADVYLTGDVKYHQAQAVQDIGLTIDVGHFCLEETMMRTWSRSLDRELSPEGVRVIFLQGRDPFA, from the coding sequence ATGCATCCCTCGACCCTGATCTCGCGCATCGAAACCACGGCCCCGCTCCAGCTGGCGGCGTCATGGGACAAATGCGGCGTGCAGATCGCCTCTGCCGCCTCCGAAATCAGGACCGTGTGCGTGACCCTGGACCCCAGTGTCGAGACGGTGCGCCGGGCGGTGGAGCATGAGGCGGATTTTCTGCTCTGTCACCACCCGCTGAGCCTCGCGCCCAGGCTGCCGAGCCGCCTCGATGACTTCCACGAGGTGCTGAGCCTGAGCCTCAAGAACTCCATGTGGCTCTACAGCGCGCACACCTCTCTGGACGCCAATCCGCATGGTCCGGTCAATTGGCTGGGGCAGGCCCTCAAGATGCAGGACATGCGCATCCTCGAGGTGACCCGCCGCGAAACGCCGAGCCTGCTGCGCCTGGCCGATTCGGCCATGCAGGAAAGAGTCCGGGATTTTGCAGACTCCGTCACCCGCCGAGATGGACAAATGGAGGAATACCTCCTCTGGCCGGAAGAAAGCGCCGCGTTCAAGGCCAGCCTCGATGCCGGGACGCCCTTGCAGGAGCTGGCCCTTGCCGCGCCGATCCGTGAATACGGTTTCGGATGCATCGGAACGCTGCCCAAGGCCCTGGGCTGGGATGAATTTTCAGCGCGGCTTACCGCCCTCGGGCTGCCTCTGTCGCGCATGGTGGGACAGGCGCCGGAAACCGTCACCCGGGTGGCCTATTGTCCCGGATCTGGAGCCGACCTTGGACCGGCCGCCTTCGCTAAAGGCGCGGACGTCTACCTGACCGGCGACGTCAAATACCATCAGGCCCAGGCCGTGCAGGATATCGGCCTGACCATCGACGTCGGTCATTTTTGCCTTGAAGAAACCATGATGCGCACCTGGAGCCGGAGCCTGGACCGCGAACTGTCCCCCGAGGGAGTCCGGGTCATCTTTCTGCAGGGGCGCGATCCCTTTGCCTGA
- the gltX gene encoding glutamate--tRNA ligase, protein MSNFKTGGPFITRFAPSPTGGLHLGNVRTAILNHLLARQSGGKFLLRLEDTDQERSTFAAEAAILWSMSWLGLVPDEPVRHQSLRLHLYRRAVDGLVAQDRAYPCFCTDAELEQDRKEAAARNLPPRYSGRCARMSRDERAERLNRGDAHAIRFRLPEKPEVSFKDLVKGQITLPAGAFGDFVLLRSNGWPSYNLAVVVDDADMGVNLVLRGEDHLTNTARQILLYEALGLTAPAFAHHGLLMDTDGKKLSKRSGALSIPECMEMGLEPLAVVQYLASLSGALPTKNLFASLDEMARAFNPFALGRGNAVMSLDELTALSARVFRAADPADQIRQLDETLPAENAWHEFDPQVRLHLLASLRENAANMHELRALLPLFTEKEARFTSGALTELAESLPVLAALDQAMSAHSPDSRLEKDAAGAVLRKTGEEAGAKGRKLYHPIRLALTGSENGPELATLLTLLPAGLIRERVQTVLNIFSHCNHKE, encoded by the coding sequence ATGAGCAATTTCAAGACCGGCGGCCCCTTCATCACCCGCTTCGCCCCCAGTCCCACGGGAGGGCTGCACCTTGGCAACGTGCGCACGGCCATCCTCAATCATCTTCTGGCCAGACAAAGCGGCGGAAAATTTCTGCTTCGTCTTGAAGACACGGATCAGGAACGCTCCACCTTCGCCGCCGAAGCCGCCATCCTGTGGTCCATGTCCTGGCTTGGGCTTGTGCCCGACGAACCGGTGCGTCACCAGAGCCTGCGCCTTCATCTCTACCGTCGCGCCGTTGACGGCCTGGTGGCCCAAGACCGCGCCTACCCCTGCTTCTGCACCGATGCCGAACTGGAACAGGACCGCAAGGAAGCCGCGGCCAGGAATCTTCCTCCCCGCTACAGCGGCCGCTGCGCCCGCATGTCACGCGATGAGCGCGCCGAGAGGCTGAACCGGGGCGACGCCCATGCCATCCGTTTCCGCCTGCCTGAAAAGCCGGAGGTCAGCTTCAAGGATCTCGTCAAGGGGCAGATTACCCTTCCGGCAGGCGCTTTCGGCGACTTCGTGCTGCTGCGCTCGAACGGCTGGCCCAGCTACAATCTGGCCGTGGTCGTCGACGACGCGGACATGGGCGTCAATCTGGTGCTGCGCGGCGAGGACCACCTGACCAACACGGCCCGTCAAATCCTGCTCTACGAAGCCCTTGGGCTCACGGCTCCGGCTTTCGCCCACCACGGCCTGCTCATGGACACGGACGGCAAGAAGCTTTCGAAGCGCAGCGGCGCCCTGAGCATTCCCGAATGCATGGAAATGGGTCTTGAACCTCTGGCCGTGGTCCAGTATCTGGCGTCCTTGTCCGGCGCCCTGCCCACCAAGAATCTTTTCGCCTCTCTTGACGAGATGGCCCGGGCCTTCAACCCCTTCGCGCTGGGCCGGGGCAACGCGGTCATGAGCCTCGACGAGCTGACGGCCCTGAGCGCGCGCGTTTTTCGGGCGGCGGATCCTGCGGATCAAATCCGGCAGCTAGACGAAACCTTGCCTGCCGAGAACGCCTGGCACGAATTCGATCCGCAAGTCCGCCTGCATCTGCTGGCCAGCCTGCGCGAAAATGCGGCGAACATGCATGAACTGCGCGCCCTGCTGCCTCTCTTCACGGAAAAAGAGGCCCGCTTCACCTCGGGGGCGCTGACCGAACTGGCCGAGAGCCTGCCGGTGCTTGCCGCCCTTGACCAGGCCATGTCCGCGCACAGTCCGGACTCGCGTCTGGAAAAGGACGCCGCCGGCGCCGTGTTGCGCAAAACGGGTGAAGAAGCCGGAGCCAAGGGCCGAAAACTCTACCACCCCATACGGCTGGCCCTGACCGGCAGCGAAAACGGCCCTGAGCTTGCCACGCTGCTTACGCTTTTGCCGGCCGGCCTGATCAGGGAGCGTGTACAAACGGTGCTGAACATATTTTCCCATTGCAACCACAAGGAATGA
- a CDS encoding TerC family protein, giving the protein MNTLLLWIGFHVFIIALLLFDLGVVQRKNREMSVGTALWVSLGYVVLALLFGAGVYFFRGPQAGLEFLTGYFIEKSLSVDNIFVFLLIFLHFSVTKSNQRRILFWGILGALAMRATLIIAGASAIATFHWLLYVFGILLIASGIKMLVTINQEPDLSRNRIARFMRSHFRVTEDFEGDRFWVRRDGLLYMTPLFMVLIIVEVSDVIFAIDSIPAILAISKDTFIVYSSNVFAILGLRALYFALAGVIHRFHYLKYGLSFVLVLVGAKMTVNTYYGTKIITTEMALLATACLIGGSMLYSMYRTRELPESERKKSMRWWIPGTPARKETIEDQKTDVN; this is encoded by the coding sequence ATGAACACATTGCTTTTGTGGATCGGATTTCATGTTTTCATCATTGCGCTGCTGCTTTTCGACCTTGGCGTGGTGCAGCGCAAGAACAGGGAGATGAGCGTCGGTACCGCCCTGTGGGTGAGTCTGGGCTATGTCGTCCTGGCGCTTCTTTTCGGGGCGGGAGTCTATTTCTTCAGAGGCCCTCAGGCCGGACTTGAATTTCTGACCGGATATTTCATCGAGAAGAGCCTGAGCGTGGACAACATCTTTGTCTTCCTGCTCATCTTTCTGCATTTCTCGGTGACCAAATCCAACCAGCGACGAATTCTCTTCTGGGGCATCCTGGGGGCGCTGGCCATGCGCGCCACGCTCATCATCGCCGGAGCCAGCGCCATCGCGACCTTTCACTGGCTGCTCTATGTCTTCGGCATCCTGCTCATCGCCTCGGGCATCAAGATGCTGGTCACCATCAACCAGGAACCGGACCTCTCGCGCAACCGCATCGCCCGGTTCATGCGCAGCCATTTCCGGGTCACCGAAGACTTCGAGGGCGACAGGTTCTGGGTCCGGCGCGACGGTCTTCTGTACATGACGCCCCTGTTCATGGTCCTGATCATCGTCGAGGTCTCGGACGTCATCTTCGCCATCGACTCCATCCCGGCCATCCTGGCCATCAGCAAGGACACGTTCATCGTCTATTCATCCAACGTGTTCGCCATTCTCGGGCTGCGGGCTCTGTATTTCGCCCTGGCCGGAGTGATTCACCGCTTCCACTACCTCAAGTACGGGCTGTCCTTCGTGCTTGTCCTGGTGGGCGCCAAGATGACCGTGAACACCTATTACGGGACCAAGATCATCACCACCGAAATGGCGCTCCTGGCCACCGCGTGTCTCATCGGCGGCTCCATGCTCTACTCCATGTACCGCACCAGGGAACTGCCCGAATCCGAAAGGAAGAAATCCATGCGCTGGTGGATTCCGGGTACTCCGGCCCGCAAGGAGACCATCGAGGATCAAAAAACGGATGTGAACTGA
- a CDS encoding SLC13 family permease: protein MYSLPCGSPATPVFPRPGHDPAKNIAPYSLTEFAQIMLSLFILLFIVLAALVLFIGGWLPADVVGIMVLAALALTGLVSPEEAVAGFSSPAVITVLAMFVLSAGLTRTGVAYRIGQPLQHFARKGEAVLIVVLMTAAGLLSALINTTTVAVILLPATMDLARRSGLPPARLLMPMALGCLLGGPFTGISTPPNILATNALRAAGLTPFKIFDFTPITGALVVAGIAFVVLLGKRLLPKGAASGDQKKGIESAYEIGSHIFTIELPSTSPLVGRSLTESRLGSALYLTVVGLQRAGELILSPRAQETLRANDIVIVHGQSDQVSHFRGSRHLRVEQPGPETDEIIRRLGTASVRIGKGSPLIGRTLAESGLRRDHRVHVLALGSPTGECLREVRRHRFEEGDGLVLQGEHKTLEALADTSLVELVAPLTEGPADASVCELLSLCSVRVPEGSVLAGRNLVESRLGNAFGLTVVGLVREGNVTCLPAPEETVQPGDLLVVQGLARDIDVFEGLQELEISEQSSRLAAELESQQIGMTEVLLSPRTTLAGKTLNDLLFRDHYGLSVLAVLRKGRACRSGLQDMPLQFGDALLVYGPRQNLEAVARDHDFLVLDQEAAQAPRLHKAPLAALIMATVLLSAILGFVPIAIAALAGMAAMVVVGCLTMEEAYHSIEWKVIFLIAGMLPLGLAIENTGAARMGAEALIGMVGDLGPRWVVAALFGVTVLGTQVIPTAALVVLMAPVALGAATALGISPQLLMMTIAMAASASFASPLSHPAHLLVMGPGGYKFMDYVKVGAPLTLVVMAVSVWLLPILWPA, encoded by the coding sequence ATGTATTCCCTTCCATGCGGGAGCCCGGCTACGCCCGTCTTCCCGCGCCCGGGGCACGACCCCGCCAAGAACATCGCCCCCTACAGCCTCACGGAGTTTGCACAGATCATGCTGTCCCTCTTCATTCTCCTGTTCATAGTCCTCGCCGCCTTGGTCCTCTTCATCGGCGGCTGGCTGCCTGCCGATGTGGTCGGGATCATGGTCCTCGCCGCCCTGGCCCTGACCGGCCTGGTCTCCCCGGAAGAGGCCGTGGCCGGATTCAGCAGCCCCGCGGTCATCACCGTGCTGGCCATGTTCGTCCTTTCGGCCGGTCTGACCCGCACGGGCGTGGCCTACCGCATCGGCCAGCCCCTGCAACACTTCGCGCGCAAGGGCGAAGCCGTGCTGATCGTGGTGCTCATGACTGCGGCCGGGCTCCTTTCGGCCCTCATCAACACCACCACCGTGGCCGTCATCCTGCTGCCCGCGACCATGGACCTGGCCCGCCGCAGCGGCCTGCCACCGGCGCGCCTGCTCATGCCCATGGCGCTCGGTTGCCTGCTCGGCGGACCCTTCACGGGCATCTCAACGCCTCCCAACATCCTGGCCACCAACGCCCTGCGCGCCGCCGGACTGACGCCCTTCAAGATTTTCGATTTCACGCCGATCACCGGCGCTCTGGTCGTGGCCGGCATCGCCTTCGTGGTCCTGCTCGGCAAGCGCCTGCTGCCCAAGGGCGCTGCGTCGGGAGATCAAAAAAAAGGCATCGAGTCCGCCTACGAGATCGGATCGCACATCTTCACCATCGAACTTCCCTCGACATCGCCACTGGTGGGCCGCAGCCTGACCGAAAGCCGCCTGGGCTCAGCCCTGTACCTGACCGTGGTCGGCCTGCAACGCGCCGGTGAACTGATTCTCTCCCCCCGGGCGCAGGAGACATTGCGCGCCAATGATATCGTCATCGTCCACGGCCAGTCGGATCAGGTCAGCCATTTTCGCGGCAGCAGACATCTGCGGGTCGAGCAGCCCGGACCCGAGACCGACGAAATCATCCGGCGCCTGGGCACGGCCTCGGTCCGCATCGGTAAGGGGTCGCCGCTCATCGGCCGTACCCTGGCCGAGAGCGGGCTGCGCCGGGATCACCGCGTGCATGTGCTGGCGCTGGGTTCCCCCACAGGCGAATGCCTGCGCGAAGTCCGCCGCCATCGTTTCGAGGAGGGGGACGGCCTCGTGCTCCAGGGCGAACACAAGACCCTTGAAGCCCTGGCGGACACCAGCCTCGTCGAACTCGTGGCACCGCTGACGGAAGGACCGGCCGATGCGTCGGTTTGCGAACTGCTCAGCCTCTGTTCCGTGAGGGTGCCGGAAGGATCGGTGCTGGCCGGACGCAACCTGGTGGAAAGCCGCCTGGGCAATGCCTTCGGCCTGACTGTGGTGGGCCTGGTTCGGGAAGGGAATGTGACCTGCCTGCCCGCCCCGGAAGAAACGGTCCAGCCCGGCGACCTGCTCGTGGTCCAGGGTCTGGCGCGGGACATCGACGTGTTCGAGGGCCTGCAGGAGCTTGAAATTTCGGAGCAATCGTCGCGACTGGCAGCCGAACTGGAATCCCAGCAGATCGGCATGACCGAGGTGCTGCTCTCGCCCCGCACTACCCTGGCCGGAAAAACCCTGAACGATCTGCTCTTCCGCGACCATTACGGGCTGAGCGTTCTGGCCGTGCTGCGCAAGGGCCGGGCCTGCCGCTCGGGCCTGCAGGACATGCCCCTGCAGTTCGGCGATGCGCTGCTGGTGTACGGACCGCGACAGAACCTGGAGGCCGTGGCCCGCGACCACGACTTCCTGGTGCTGGACCAGGAAGCGGCCCAAGCCCCGCGCCTGCACAAGGCCCCCCTGGCCGCCCTGATCATGGCGACCGTGCTCCTGAGCGCCATCCTGGGTTTCGTGCCCATCGCCATCGCGGCCCTGGCCGGAATGGCGGCCATGGTCGTTGTCGGATGCCTGACCATGGAGGAGGCCTATCACTCCATCGAATGGAAGGTGATCTTTCTCATCGCCGGCATGCTCCCTCTTGGCTTGGCCATCGAAAACACCGGGGCGGCGCGGATGGGGGCGGAGGCGCTCATCGGCATGGTGGGCGACCTTGGTCCGCGCTGGGTGGTGGCCGCGCTGTTCGGAGTGACGGTGCTCGGCACGCAGGTCATCCCCACGGCGGCTCTCGTGGTGCTCATGGCGCCCGTGGCCCTGGGCGCAGCCACGGCGCTCGGCATTTCGCCGCAACTCTTGATGATGACCATAGCCATGGCCGCTTCGGCGAGTTTCGCGAGCCCTCTTTCACACCCGGCGCATCTCTTGGTCATGGGGCCCGGAGGCTACAAATTCATGGATTACGTCAAGGTCGGCGCGCCCTTGACTCTCGTGGTCATGGCCGTGTCGGTCTGGCTGCTGCCCATCCTGTGGCCGGCGTGA
- a CDS encoding zinc ribbon domain-containing protein, which translates to MSIYMEQIEQLVVLQKVDSEMITLERILEDAPKQLRSLQEKQAYLKQQQDVIQEKVDVLMEQKSRLEGEIENDTQKVKKSKNKLMMVENTKEYHAMMREMDTMEKMNRSREEERANLLADLSDLEGRKEALQGDIDSLEETITAQQSTLDQELAEKRARIEILEKEKRKASEAVPAPILTRYNFIRDRIPNPVIVPVSEGVCQGCHVVIPPQAFIDLQKGEQILSCPNCLRIIFWERHFSGND; encoded by the coding sequence TTGAGTATTTATATGGAACAGATCGAGCAGCTGGTCGTGCTGCAGAAAGTGGATTCGGAGATGATCACCCTGGAGCGCATCCTCGAAGACGCGCCCAAGCAGCTGCGGAGCCTGCAGGAAAAACAGGCCTACCTCAAGCAGCAGCAGGACGTGATCCAGGAAAAGGTCGACGTGCTGATGGAGCAGAAGAGCCGCCTTGAGGGTGAGATCGAAAACGACACCCAGAAGGTCAAGAAGAGCAAGAACAAGCTCATGATGGTCGAGAACACCAAGGAATATCACGCCATGATGCGTGAGATGGACACCATGGAGAAGATGAACCGTTCCCGCGAGGAAGAGCGGGCCAATCTTCTTGCGGACCTTTCCGACCTCGAAGGTCGCAAGGAAGCCCTGCAGGGTGACATCGACAGCCTTGAAGAGACCATCACCGCCCAGCAGTCCACCCTGGATCAGGAACTGGCCGAGAAGCGCGCCCGCATCGAAATCCTGGAGAAGGAAAAGCGGAAGGCCTCCGAGGCTGTTCCCGCGCCCATTCTGACCCGCTACAATTTCATCCGCGACCGCATCCCGAATCCCGTCATCGTTCCGGTCAGCGAGGGCGTATGTCAGGGCTGCCATGTCGTCATCCCGCCCCAGGCTTTCATCGACCTGCAGAAGGGCGAGCAGATCCTGAGCTGTCCCAACTGCCTGCGTATCATTTTCTGGGAGCGTCATTTCTCGGGCAATGATTGA